The following are encoded together in the Triticum dicoccoides isolate Atlit2015 ecotype Zavitan chromosome 6B, WEW_v2.0, whole genome shotgun sequence genome:
- the LOC119322896 gene encoding serine/arginine-rich splicing factor RSZ23-like, giving the protein MARVYVGNLDPRATAREIEDEFRVFGVLKSVWVARKPPGFAFIDFDETRDAKDAIRELDGKNGWRVELSTKSSSGRGRERERSGGSDMKCYECGESGHFARECRLRIGSGGLGSGRRRSRSPRHRSRSRSRSPRYRRSPSYGRRSYSPRDRSPRKRSYSRSPPPPRARSISRSPPPALARSISRSPPPARGRSTSRSPPPARARSISRSPPPPRARSISKSPPPARERSYSRSPAQPPQREESPYADNA; this is encoded by the exons ATGGCTCGCGTCTACGTGGGGAATCTGGATCCGCGCGCCACTGCGCGCGAGATCGAGGACGAGTTCCGCGTGTTTGGGGTTCTCAAGAG TGTGTGGGTTGCTAGAAAGCCACCAGGATTTGCTTTCATTGACTTTGATGAGACCAGGGACGCAAAGGATGCAATTCGTGAATTGGATG GTAAGAATGGGTGGAGAGTTGAGCTGTCAACCAAATCTAGTAGTGGCCGTGGCCGAGAACGTGAACGCTCTGGAGGTTCTGATATGAAGTGCTATGAGTGTGGTGAAAGTGGTCACTTTGCACGAGAATGTCGCCTACGGATTGGTTCTGGGGGCCTGGGTAGCGGAAGACGCCGCAGCCGAAGCCCGAGGCACCGCAGCCGTAGCCGTAGCCGTAGCCCAAGATACCGCAGGAGCCCAAGCTATGGCAGAAG GAGCTACAGCCCACGGGATCGGTCTCCCAGGAAGCGAAGTTACAGCAGATCACCACCGCCTCCCCGGGCGCGGAGTATCAGCAGGTCTCCACCGCCTGCCCTTGCGCGAAGCATCAGCAGGTCTCCACCGCCTGCCCGTGGGCGAAGCACCAGCAGGTCACCGCCGCCCGCCCGTGCGCGAAGCATCAGCAGGTCACCACCGCCTCCTCGCGCCAGAAGCATCAGCAAGTCACCACCGCCTGCCCGTGAACGGAGCTATAGCAGGTCCCCAGCGCAGCCACCCCAGCGTGAGGAGTCCCCTTATGCTGATAACGCGTGA